The following proteins are encoded in a genomic region of Brachypodium distachyon strain Bd21 chromosome 1, Brachypodium_distachyon_v3.0, whole genome shotgun sequence:
- the LOC100839140 gene encoding uncharacterized protein LOC100839140, giving the protein MGQDSGLKRQSHSRLRPVPEVPQPQCGTSEDSRDRRYHQLKCSDGNSGDVRFDRIPNFHCKSLPTRSRLTNAEDITVAKRGSMYQSSSEISRIRKLGQEGRRKKIDSACNGDEFLSFDIVDSSSRPSTSGAYLVSHQNRRSEAKSSVETRRIHRASKDFLDLSFRELPDENFKLDRPRMDCTLLKNDAADGFLEISLEGEVTKGPCRNAAPHLLDRESVRGTDAKASVCPGESNCGETERIPVSNFPKYMSAKMSASDGTRPSECVQQCTENSTKARSSPFKKILDPIMKSKSLRSPSLVEKEDPNSTTAPISRKNGVSRKSLLSDFSRTERSQASNCQPNGESRHMMATLSPAHLRAVLKFDSKNGIPSFEFFVEGPEESISARSWETRSELNWIYTFHSGGKRGSTAGRSSKDDRRCSPPTVGQMHVSSYLCSEVAKDGIVSNSVNTEFVLYDIAHARRSFAAEEKTQCTETTHPKLCSVVDKSISGNYPQQINLIDQQNSVRNNSEVSTSCPWSEEDLYPHLEIAATVIQIPFSKDKSKENGPSSGTIKVVTPSGLHGLSNDNEASPSPLLDRWRYGGGCDCGGWDMACPLVVLGSEYDNNWVDSVTKESKHPMELLVQGSKEELPALSMKANGKGQLLVDFHARLSALQAFSVCISLLHCSEASTAVSIEKGKHKLYSSSLKMLLEGEVRQLIEAVTAEENKKPKTKREKAPPSIVLDPRHPPFSPLGRV; this is encoded by the exons ATGGGGCAGGATTCTGGCTTGAAACGCCAGTCTCATTCCAGACTGAGACCAGTTCCTGAAGTTCCGCAACCCCAATGCGGTACCAGCGAAGACAGCCGGGACAGAAGGTACCATCAGCTGAAATGCTCAGACGGCAACTCGGGAGATGTCCGCTTCGACCGGATCCCGAATTTCCACTGCAAGAGCTTGCCCACGAGAAGCCGCCTCACGAATGCAGAGGATATCACGGTGGCGAAGCGCGGTTCTATGTACCAGAGTTCTAGTGAGATCAGCAGGATAAGGAAACTCGGCCAGGAgggcaggaggaagaagatcgatTCTGCGTGTAACGGGGATGAGTTTCTGTCCTTTGATATCGTCGACTCGTCCTCTCGGCCTAGCACAAGTGGAGCTTACCTTGTTTCCCACCAGAACCGGAGGTCAGAGGCTAAGTCTTCTGTGGAAACTCGTAGAATTCATCGAGCGTCCAAGGACTTCCTGGATTTATCGTTCCGTGAACTTCCTGATGAAAATTTCAAGCTTGACCGACCGCGAATGGACTGCACCCTGTTGAAAAATGATGCCGCTGATGGTTTCCTGGAGATCTCTCTTGAGGGAGAGGTCACAAAAGGCCCCTGCAGAAATGCAGCTCCTCATTTGCTAGATAGAGAGTCAGTTAGAGGTACAGATGCAAAGGCCAGTGTATGTCCTGGTGAGAGTAACTGTGGTGAGACGGAGAGGATTCCCGTAAGCAATTTTCCCAAGTACATGTCAGCAAAGATGAGTGCCTCGGATGGTACCCGTCCATCGGAATGTGTCCAGCAGTGCACAGAGAACAGCACAAAAGCCCGATCAAGTCCTTTCAAGAAGATTCTGGACCCTATCATGAAGTCCAAGTCTCTTAGAAGCCCATCTCTCGTTGAAAAGGAAGACCCTAACTCTACTACTGCGCCGATTAGCAGGAAAAATGGTGTATCCCGCAAATCCTTGCTGAGTGATTTCTCAAGGACTGAACGGAGCCAAGCATCTAATTGCCAGCCAAATGGAGAAAGTCGGCACATGATGGCTACTTTGTCGCCTGCTCATCTTCGAGCAGTTCTTAAATTTGATTCCAAGAATGGTATTCCTTCTTTTGAGTTTTTTGTCGAGGGCCCGGAAGAATCCATTTCTGCTAGGTCTTGGGAAACTAGGAGTGAACTGAACTGGATTTATACTTTCCATAGTGGTGGTAAACGAGGAAGCACTGCTGGAAGGTCCTCCAAAGATGATCGCAGATGTTCACCACCAACTGTAGGCCAGATGCATGTTTCGTCTTATTTATGCTCTGAAGTTGCAAAAGATGGTATTGTGAGTAATTCTGTCAACACTGAGTTTGTTTTGTATGATATTGCCCATGCAAGACGAAGTTTTGCTGCCGAGGAGAAGACTCAATGCACAGAGACCACTCACCCAAAGTTGTGCAGTGTTGTTGATAAATCAATCTCTGGCAACTATCCACAGCAGATTAATCTGATTGACCAGCAAAACAGTGTAAGAAATAACTCAGAGGTCTCAACATCTTGCCCATGGTCTGAAGAGGATCTTTATCCTCATTTGGAGATTGCAGCAACTGTTATTCAGATTCCATTTAGCAAAGACAAGTCCAAAGAGAATGGTCCATCCTCTGGTACTATCAAAGTAGTTACACCGAGTGGGCTTCATGGATTATCAAACGATAATGAAGCCAGCCCATCGCCCTTGCTAGACAGATGGAGGTATGGTGGGGGCTGTGATTGTGGCGGATGGGACATGGCTTGTCCACTTGTCGTCCTTGGAAGTGAGTATGACAATAACTGGGTGGATTCTGTAACAAAGGAAAGCAAGCACCCTATGGAGCTCCTTGTTCAG GGTAGCAAAGAAGAGCTCCCTGCCCTTTCCATGAAGGCCAACGGGAAAGGACAGCTATTGGTGGATTTCCATGCGCGGTTATCAGCATTACAGGCATTCTCAGTCTGCATTTCTCTGTTGCACTGTTCTGAGGCCTCGACGGCTGTCAGTATTGAGAAGGGCAAGCACAAGCTCTACTCCAGTTCACTCAAGATGCTCCTTGAGGGGGAAGTGAGGCAGCTGATTGAGGCGGTCACGGCAGAAGAGAACAAGAAACCGAAGACAAAGAGAGAAAAGGCACCTCCATCCATTGTGCTCGACCCGCGGCACCCGCCTTTTTCTCCCCTGGGAAGAGTATAG
- the LOC100834381 gene encoding AT-hook motif nuclear-localized protein 9 yields MEGPTAYHNLRGPSPIVWAMRTRIAPPPPLAEPIPKPVYPPPPPPQAPLPPPRRRVRPRLPPPPAAHGQGDLGGLQPHVLTIAAGEDIISRVVAISRINAKAICVLSAFGAVKEAILLQPSGAILNHKGPLEIIRLVGSILTSNDLGCLRVTLASVDSSVISGIIAGPLIAATTIQAILGSFQNDAYCPSNAPRAAAACYPNTQVTISNGSPLSSEHSSSGYAHCTSVQQNESYEIDVKPSLGVGLT; encoded by the exons ATGGAAGGTCCCACCGCCTACCACAACCTGCGTGGCCCGTCCCCCATCGTGTGGGCCATGCGCACCcgcatcgcgccgccgccgccgctcgccgagCCGATTCCCAAACCCGTctaccctcctcctcctccgccgcaggcgccgctgccacccccgcggcgccgcgtccgcccccgcctcccgccgccgccggccgcccacG GGCAAGGGGATTTGGGCGGGCTCCAGCCTCACGTACTCACCATTGCCGCGGGAGAG GATATAATATCAAGGGTCGTTGCGATCTCACGGATAAATGCGAAGGCCATCTGCGTTCTTTCAGCATTTGGAGCTGTTAAGGAAGCAATTCTACTCCAGCCATCTGGTGCCATTTTAAATCACAAG GGTCCTTTAGAAATCATTCGGTTAGTTGGGTCAATTTTGACATCCAACGACCTTGGATGTCTACGTGTGACACTTGCTTCAGTGGATAGTTCTGTGATCAGTGGCATTATAGCTGGACCTCTCATAGCTGCAACAACTATTCAG GCAATCCTTGGAAGCTTTCAGAATGATGCATACTGTCCAAGTAACGCACCTAGGGCCGCTGCTGCATGTTATCCCAACACTCAGGTTACCATCAGCAACGGCAGCCCTCTATCGAGTGAGCATTCCTCTTCAGGATATGCACATTGCACTTCAGTACAACAGAATGAATCATATGAGATTGATGTCAAGCCCTCGCTTGGAGTGGGTTTAACTTAG
- the LOC100839446 gene encoding tubulin beta-2 chain, whose amino-acid sequence MREILHIQGGQCGNQIGAKFWEVVCAEHGIDATGRYGGDTPDLQLERVNVYYNEASCGRFVPRAVLMDLEPGTMDSVRSGPYGHIFRPDNFVFGQSGAGNNWAKGHYTEGAELIDSVLDVVRKEAENCDCLQGFQVCHSLGGGTGSGMGTLLISKIREEYPDRMMLTFSVFPSPKVSDTVVEPYNATLSVHQLVENADECMVLDNEALYDICFRTLKLTTPSFGDLNHLISATMSGVTCCLRFPGQLNSDLRKLAVNLIPFPRLHFFMVGFAPLTSRGSQQYRALTVPELTQQMWDSKNMMCAADPRHGRYLTASAMFRGKMSTKEVDEQMLNVQNKNSSYFVEWIPNNVKSTVCDIPPTGLKMASTFIGNSTSIQEMFRRVSEQFTAMFRRKAFLHWYTGEGMDEMEFTEAESNMNDLVSEYQQYQDATADEEGEYEDEEEEADLQD is encoded by the exons ATGAGGGAGATCCTGCACATCCAGGGCGGGCAGTGCGGGAACCAGATCGGGGCCAAGTTCTGGGAGGTGGTGTGCGCCGAGCACGGGATCGACGCCACGGGCCGCTACGGCGGCGACACCCCCGACCTCCAGCTCGAGCGGGTCAACGTCTACTACAACGAGGCCTCATGCGGCCGCTTCGTGCCGCGCGCCGTGCTCATGGACCTCGAGCCGGGCACCATGGACTCCGTCCGCTCGGGGCCCTACGGCCACATCTTCCGCCCCGACAACTTCGTCTTCGGCCAGTCCGGCGCCGGCAACAACTGGGCGAAAGGACACTACACCGAGGGCGCCGAGCTCATCGACTCCGTCCTCGACGTCGTCCGCAAGGAGGCCGAGAACTGCGACTGCCTCCAAG GATTCCAGGTTTGCCACTCGctgggcggcggcacggggtCGGGCATGGGCACGCTGCTCATCTCCAAGATACGGGAGGAGTACCCGGACCGCATGATGCTCACCTTCTCCGTCTTCCCCTCGCCCAAGGTCTCCGACACCGTCGTCGAGCCCTACAACGCCACGCTCTCCGTCCACCAGCTCGTCGAGAACGCCGACGAGTGCATGGTGCTCGACAACGAGGCCTTGTACGACATCTGCTTCCGCACCCTCAAGCTCACCACGCCCAGCT TTGGTGACCTGAACCACCTCATCTCCGCGACCATGAGCGGCGTCACCTGCTGCCTCCGCTTCCCTGGGCAGCTCAACTCTGACCTCCGCAAGCTTGCAGTCAACCTCATCCCCTTCCCGCGGCTGCACTTCTTCATGGTGGGCTTTGCGCCGCTCACCTCCCGCGGCAGCCAGCAGTATCGCGCGCTCACCGTCCCCGAGCTGACCCAGCAGATGTGGGACTCCAAGAACATGATGTGCGCGGCTGACCCCCGCCACGGACGCTACCTCACGGCCTCCGCCATGTTCCGTGGCAAGATGAGCACCAAGGAGGTGGACGAGCAGATGCTCAACGTGCAGAACAAGAACTCGTCCTACTTCGTCGAGTGGATCCCCAACAATGTCAAGTCCACCGTGTGCGACATTCCGCCGACGGGCCTCAAGATGGCGTCCACTTTCATCGGCAACTCCACCTCCATCCAGGAGATGTTCCGGCGGGTCAGTGAGCAGTTCACGGCCATGTTCCGCAGGAAGGCCTTCTTGCACTGGTACACTGGTGAGGGCATGGACGAGATGGAGTTCACCGAGGCCGAGAGCAACATGAACGACCTTGTGTCGGAGTACCAGCAGTACCAGGATGCCACTGCCGACGAGGAGGGTGAGTAcgaggacgaagaggaggaagccgATCTCCAAGACTGA
- the LOC100840054 gene encoding signal recognition particle receptor subunit alpha, which translates to MLEELLIFTRGGLILWSSCRALGGAALKGSPIDALIRSCLLEERSADASFSQDTYALKWTFNNDLGLVFVAVYQRMLHLLYVDDLLAAVRKEFSQIYDPKRVSYDGFGDVFRQLHLEAEARGEAMRKSKQQNSVSRVVPAGAAAAGGGGKKSGARGGLQRKSSESGKDDSDGGDSRKEHGLTNGTSVAKGQENKDNSHARADVVVNGKENGDPNDGAFDVNTLRRKMGNKGGKKNDVKKVPKAEPKRNVKQNRVWDDKPKKNEKLDFTDPADERGDEVTEQALVHQGDSMMDKDEIVSSDSEDDEEENAEAGQKKKGWFSSMFKSISGNNVLEKADLQPALKALKDRLMTKNVAEEIAEKLCESVAASLEGKKLGSFTRISSTVQTAMEEALLRILTPRRSIDILRDVHAAKERGKPYVVVFVGVNGVGKSTNLAKVAYWLLQHNLSVMLAACDTFRSGAVEQLRTHARRLQIPIFEKGYEKDPAVVAKEAIHEATRNKSDVVLVDTAGRMQDNEPLMRALSKLINLNSPDLVLFVGEALVGNDAVDQLNKFNQKLADLSTVPTARLIDGILLTKFDTIDDKVGAALSMVYISGSPVMFVGCGQSYTDLKKLNVKSIVKTLLK; encoded by the exons ATGTTGGAGGAGCTGCTCATCTTCACGCGGGGCGGGCTGATCCTGTGGTCGTCCTGCCGCGccctcggcggcgcggcgctcaaGGGCTCCCCGATCGACGCGCTCATCCGCTCCTGCCTCCTCGAGGAGCGCTCCGCCGACGCCAGCTTCTCGCAGGACACCTACGCGCTCAAGTGGACCTTCAACAACGACCTCGGCCTCGTCTTCGTCGCCGTCTACCAGCGTATGCTCCACCTCCTCTACGTCGACGACCTGCTCGCCGCCGTACGGAAAGAGTTCTCCCAGATCTACGATCCCAAGCGTGTTTCCTACGATGGGTTTGGTGACGTGTTTCGGCAGCTCCATCTCGAGGCcgaggcgcgcggcgaggcCATGAGGAAGTCGAAACAGCAGAACAGTGTGTCGCGTGTTGTGCCGgcgggtgctgctgctgccggtggaggcggcaaGAAGTCTGGTGCCCGTGGGGGTTTGCAGAGGAAGAGTTCCGAGTCCGGGAAGGATGACTCCGATGGCGGCGACTCGCGGAAGGAGCACGGTCTGACTAATGGTACTAGTGTTGCCAAGGGGCAAGAGAACAAGGACAATTCTCATGCCCGTGCTGATGTTGTTGTTAACGGGAAGGAGAACGGGGACCCCAATGACGGGGCCTTCGATGTAAATACGCTGCGTCGTAAGATGGGAAACAAGGGTGGGAAGAAGAATGATGTCAAGAAGGTGCCTAAGGCCGAGCCGAAGAGGAACGTTAAGCAAAATAGGGTTTGGGATGATAAACCTAAGAAGAACGAGAAGCTGGATTTCACGGACCCAGCCGATGAGAGAGGGGATGAGGTGACAGAGCAGGCGCTTGTCCACCAGGGGGACAGCATGATGGATAAGGATGAAATTGTGAGCAGCGATagcgaggatgatgaagaggAGAATGCTGAAGCTGgccagaagaagaagggatgGTTCTCCTCCATGTTTAAGAG CATTTCAGGCAACAATGTACTTGAGAAGGCTGATCTGCAACCTGCACTTAAAGCTCTTAAAGATAGACTGATGACAAAGAATGTG GCTGAAGAAATTGCAGAAAAGCTTTGTGAATCAGTAGCAGCTAGCCTTGAGGGCAAAAAGCTAGGATCCTTCACCAGAATTTCTTCTACTGTTCAG ACAGCTATGGAGGAGGCTCTTCTTCGCATTTTAACTCCAAGGCGATCCATTGACATATTGAGGGATGTACATGCTGCCAAGGAGCGTGGCAAGCcatatgttgttgtttttgttggaGTGAATGGAGTTGGCAAATCTACCAATCTTGCAAAG GTTGCTTACTGGCTTCTTCAGCATAACCTCAGTGTAATGCTGGCGGCATGTGATACCTTTAGATCTGGTGCTGTTGAGCAGCTGCGCACTCATGCTCGCAGGCTTCAG ATACCTATATTTGAGAAGGGATATGAAAAAGATCCAGCAGTCGTAGCGAAAGAAGCTATTCATGAAGCCACTCGGAATAAATCAGATGTTGTTCTTGTTGATACAGCTGGACGTATGCAG GATAATGAGCCACTCATGAGAGCACTCTCCAAGCTCATCAATCTCAATAGCCCAGATCTAGTTTTATTTGTGGGAGAAGCATTAGTTGGAAATGATGCTGTTGATCaactcaataaattcaaccaG AAATTGGCAGATCTTTCCACTGTTCCTACTGCTAGACTGATCGATGGTATCCTGCTCACCAAGTTTGACACAATTGACGACAAG GTTGGAGCGGCGCTTTCCATGGTTTACATATCTGGATCTCCGGTCATGTTTGTTGGATGTGGTCAGTCTTACACTGACCTGAAGAAGCTCAATGTGAAATCCATTGTGAAAACCCTCCTGAAGTGA